From the genome of Chitinispirillales bacterium ANBcel5, one region includes:
- a CDS encoding BamA/TamA family outer membrane protein, producing the protein MKFCFSLLIALLLPLSALGFGKNKVQYQQLEWKYMSSPYYQLYFHQNQSPLPEISYRWLDQIHKNLSERFNFFNEEQLPIIIYSDHNTFQQSNIINQIIPEGVGGFTEILKNRVALPFNGSYEEFRHVLHHELVHAFVFSFFSERSVFLRSQAMQVPLWFHEGIAEFLSLGWNSEADMFLMDCMVNGTVPLPGPAMNGYMAYKGGQSFLHFLHSIGGDSLFNSFLRDFKDRRSVEESIKKTFKKDLNELGREWHQELKRLYWPEIGTRIEPSRQGKKVTEKLHGNFHLRPRLSPDGSKIAFFSDVADYTRIVITTREGEKLQSISHHGYGSLIESFYPFRSGVCWSPDGSKIAFIAKRNGKDEIRLVDIEQNKLVEVIDFPFSTISNPDWSPDGEKLIFTAIDNGRQNIYMYCFETKRTVALTNTISDQSHPRFSPDSRFVIYSAQDTSGVANRHFYTYGRLSSNIEIFDTENNETRVFTNSKWNDTYPCFSPQGDSILFVSDRNGINNLYIAPLFAPDSAKPLTDYLGGTSSPDWFPDGTIGFNHFKRMSWDIYLVEDPLSELQSDTLKLTQWVNSMHHSENKFFDVSRLAPTTKSNESTEDTLSSDESIYSQNEQELDSLKVDFETEQEIESTKKEQVSLKIPEPSPYRLSFTPDIVSAGLGFTPYYGMAGQIMLSFSDLMGDHLITTAANIQGNFNEYVYLFLSYFNRRNRVDIGGGGYFSKDYTLEGFDDIFHDTEIGGFLQVRYPFSIFSRLELDLFGKRVKRRPYNSEGESKVSHVALPSLTYTYDDILWGITGPLRGTRARARVTLSPPVKLVDEPFLSFDGDIRSYMHINRRFVWANRLRGGASVALGDASTSARKYFLGGNDNWFNFEVNRDNYENSVGDFFYSEIISPLRGFNLLDITGERAILLNSELRFPFIREISLVWPLPIRVRYINGAMFVDAGNAWDRSDQNTSLPVPPKLYGGFGFGMRANLGMFVLRFDRGWPTDWKRITGSAINYFSLGAEF; encoded by the coding sequence ATGAAATTTTGTTTTTCATTATTAATTGCTCTACTACTACCCCTTTCTGCCCTGGGATTTGGGAAAAACAAAGTTCAGTACCAGCAACTTGAATGGAAATATATGAGTTCTCCCTATTACCAACTCTATTTTCATCAAAATCAGTCCCCTCTGCCAGAAATTTCCTATCGCTGGCTGGACCAAATTCATAAAAATCTCAGTGAGCGCTTCAATTTTTTTAATGAGGAACAACTACCAATCATTATTTATAGTGACCATAACACCTTCCAGCAAAGTAATATAATTAACCAAATAATACCCGAAGGCGTAGGTGGCTTCACCGAAATTTTAAAAAACAGAGTAGCACTCCCTTTTAATGGTTCTTATGAAGAGTTTCGTCATGTTTTGCATCATGAGTTGGTCCATGCCTTTGTGTTTAGCTTTTTCAGTGAACGCTCAGTATTTCTGCGTAGCCAGGCTATGCAGGTCCCCCTTTGGTTTCATGAAGGAATTGCAGAATTTCTGTCACTTGGCTGGAATAGTGAAGCCGATATGTTCTTGATGGATTGTATGGTTAATGGAACAGTGCCGCTTCCGGGCCCGGCAATGAATGGGTATATGGCCTACAAAGGCGGACAATCATTTCTCCACTTTCTCCATTCAATTGGTGGTGATAGTCTGTTTAACTCCTTCTTAAGAGACTTTAAGGACAGACGATCTGTAGAAGAATCAATAAAGAAAACGTTCAAGAAGGATTTAAATGAGCTGGGGAGAGAGTGGCATCAGGAACTAAAACGTTTATACTGGCCTGAAATAGGAACCAGAATTGAGCCTTCAAGACAGGGCAAAAAGGTTACAGAAAAATTACACGGCAATTTTCATCTTCGTCCACGGCTATCACCTGATGGGTCAAAAATTGCCTTTTTCAGTGATGTAGCAGATTATACCAGAATTGTAATCACCACCAGAGAGGGCGAAAAACTACAAAGCATAAGTCATCATGGATATGGGAGTTTGATTGAATCATTTTACCCATTCCGTAGTGGAGTTTGCTGGTCGCCTGATGGATCAAAAATTGCATTCATTGCAAAGCGAAATGGTAAAGACGAGATACGGCTAGTCGATATAGAACAAAATAAACTTGTAGAGGTTATCGATTTTCCCTTCTCGACTATAAGTAACCCTGACTGGTCCCCTGATGGTGAAAAACTCATTTTCACCGCCATAGATAACGGCAGACAAAACATCTACATGTACTGTTTCGAAACAAAAAGAACGGTTGCTCTGACAAATACCATAAGCGATCAGAGTCACCCACGCTTTTCACCTGATTCCCGATTTGTTATCTATTCAGCGCAAGACACCTCCGGAGTAGCAAACAGACACTTTTATACTTACGGTAGGCTATCTTCAAACATCGAAATCTTTGATACAGAAAACAATGAAACAAGAGTCTTCACCAACTCAAAATGGAATGATACGTACCCCTGTTTCTCACCTCAGGGTGACTCCATTCTCTTTGTTTCAGACAGAAACGGTATCAACAACCTCTACATTGCCCCTCTTTTTGCACCTGACAGTGCTAAACCTCTCACTGACTATCTTGGGGGAACTTCGTCACCTGACTGGTTCCCTGATGGAACAATCGGGTTTAATCATTTTAAGAGAATGAGTTGGGATATTTATCTTGTGGAAGACCCTCTTTCCGAGCTCCAATCCGATACCCTTAAGCTCACACAATGGGTTAATTCTATGCATCATAGTGAAAATAAGTTCTTTGACGTTTCAAGACTTGCTCCAACAACGAAATCTAACGAAAGTACCGAGGACACCTTAAGTTCGGATGAAAGTATTTACAGTCAGAATGAACAGGAACTGGATTCCCTGAAAGTCGACTTTGAAACAGAACAAGAAATTGAATCTACAAAGAAAGAGCAGGTATCTTTAAAAATTCCTGAGCCATCACCGTATCGACTTTCATTTACGCCTGATATAGTAAGCGCAGGTCTGGGTTTTACCCCTTACTATGGAATGGCCGGTCAGATAATGCTTTCGTTCAGTGATCTTATGGGTGACCACCTTATTACAACAGCTGCAAACATTCAGGGTAATTTCAATGAATATGTATACCTTTTCCTCTCATATTTCAATAGGCGTAACCGAGTTGATATAGGTGGTGGTGGGTATTTTAGCAAAGATTACACTCTGGAAGGCTTCGATGACATTTTTCATGACACTGAAATCGGTGGCTTTTTACAAGTTAGATATCCTTTTTCTATTTTTTCCCGACTCGAATTAGACCTTTTTGGGAAAAGAGTAAAGCGCAGGCCTTACAACAGTGAAGGTGAATCTAAGGTCTCTCATGTAGCACTTCCATCTCTTACATATACCTATGATGACATTTTGTGGGGGATTACAGGTCCACTGAGGGGAACGAGAGCAAGGGCAAGAGTGACACTTTCCCCCCCCGTGAAACTAGTTGATGAGCCATTTCTTTCCTTTGACGGCGATATACGCTCCTACATGCATATCAACCGACGTTTTGTCTGGGCAAATAGGTTAAGAGGTGGTGCAAGTGTTGCACTTGGCGATGCAAGCACTTCTGCAAGAAAATATTTTCTTGGAGGAAACGACAATTGGTTCAATTTTGAAGTTAACAGAGACAATTATGAAAACAGTGTAGGTGATTTTTTCTATTCGGAAATCATTTCTCCACTGCGCGGCTTCAACCTGCTTGACATAACTGGTGAAAGAGCTATCCTTCTGAATTCTGAGCTGCGTTTTCCTTTTATCCGCGAAATATCACTTGTATGGCCCCTGCCTATTCGTGTCCGCTATATAAACGGTGCTATGTTTGTAGATGCCGGCAATGCTTGGGACAGATCAGATCAAAACACTTCCCTTCCCGTGCCGCCAAAACTTTATGGGGGATTTGGATTTGGAATGAGAGCAAACCTGGGAATGTTTGTTCTTCGATTCGATCGGGGATGGCCAACAGACTGGAAACGAATTACAGGATCAGCAATTAACTATTTCTCTCTCGGTGCAGAATTTTAA